The following is a genomic window from Arthrobacter sp. NicSoilB4.
ACCGAACGCCAGGGAGCCGGCCGCCGGTAACCCGCCGGCTGCCAGCGCGGCCGCCGAGAGCAACCCGAGCACCACGTTGGCACCGAAGCTGATGGTGAGTGCGGACGCCAGCGGGGCGTCGCGGCCCAGCCGTCCGCCGCCGAGCAGCTCCAGGCGTCCGCTCTCCTCGTCGCCGCGGGTGTGCCGGATGGCGAGGATCACCATGAGGACGGCCAGGATGGCGGTCATGAACGCGGTGTACTTGATCAGAGACAGAGCGCCGATGGAGGTGGGATCGTAAATCCGTCCAAACAGGGCCACCATCGAGGCGGTCGCATTCAGGGCCGTGGAGGCCTCGACGCGGCTCGCCATGTCAGGGTACAGCTCGGCCCCGGCCAGCGCCGTCGAGTAGGCGATCAGGGCAAAGCCGATGATCCAGATGGGAAGCAGCCAGCGGTCCCGGCGCAGTCCGAGCCGGATCAGGACGCCCGTTCCGGCCAAGGTCTCAGACATCGCCGGACCGCCGGGGGACTGAGGCGACGCCGGGCCCCGCGCCGGGGCCCGCACCGGCGTCGACGCTGTTCGCGGAGCCGTAGTGGCGAAGGAACAGGTCCTCCAGTGTCGGCGGCTGGCTGGTCAGCGCGTGCAGGCCCGCCGAGGTCAGTGCTTGCAGGAACGGCCCCAGACCGGCAGGCTCAACCTGGGCGCTGACCCGGTGGTTCGTCACGACCACGTCGTGGACGCCGGCCAGGAGGTCCAGCCCCGGCGGCACCGCGGCGACGTCGGCCGTGACCGCCGTGCGGGTCAGATGCCGCAACTGCTCCAGCGGCCCGGTCTCCACGACCCTCCCGGCGCGGATAATGCTGACCCGGTCGGAGAGCGCCTCGGCCTCGCTGAGGATATGGCTGCTCAGCACCACGGTGCGCCCCTCTGCGCGCAGTTCGCGGACACAGCCGCGGAACGCGTCCTCCATCAGCGGGTCCAGCCCGCTGGTCGGCTCGTCCAGCAGGAACAGTTCGGCGTCGGTGGCGAGGGCGGCGACGAGGGCCACTTTCTGCCGG
Proteins encoded in this region:
- a CDS encoding ABC transporter ATP-binding protein, encoding MSSVVEMTGVVKRFGAVTALDGLDFEVAAGEVHGFLGPNGSGKSTTLRLLLGLLRSDAGSIRVLGLDPWRDVATLHRRLAYVPGDVALWPNLTGGEVIDLLGRLQGGQDRARRERFLDLFELDPSKKARTYSKGNRQKVALVAALATDAELFLLDEPTSGLDPLMEDAFRGCVRELRAEGRTVVLSSHILSEAEALSDRVSIIRAGRVVETGPLEQLRHLTRTAVTADVAAVPPGLDLLAGVHDVVVTNHRVSAQVEPAGLGPFLQALTSAGLHALTSQPPTLEDLFLRHYGSANSVDAGAGPGAGPGVASVPRRSGDV